TGTCAAGCTTTGTCCTGTAAGGGGGAGCGTGCGTTATAAGAACAACTTTTTCATCTTTTATTGTTTTTCTGAATTTTTTTGCAGTCCTTTCAAATTCCTTGTCAACCATTGAAAATCCGCCTCCGCCAAAGCCGAAGAAAAAGTAATTGCCCATCTTCAGACCCCTCTTGTGGAAGAATTTTACTTGCTTTAATTTTGAGCACAAATGATTCAATGCATTCTCGCTTTCATGATTGCCGTGGATAACCAAAGTCAATATTTTAAGCTCGTCTAATGTTTTCAGAGTTTTTTCCAAACCATTTTCAAAGATGGAAAGGTCACCTGAACAAAGAATCAAGTCTGGCTT
The sequence above is a segment of the Candidatus Woesearchaeota archaeon genome. Coding sequences within it:
- a CDS encoding metallophosphoesterase family protein — encoded protein: MKLFAFGDTHGNSRFMHIVVSKIKKEKPDLILCSGDLSIFENGLEKTLKTLDELKILTLVIHGNHESENALNHLCSKLKQVKFFHKRGLKMGNYFFFGFGGGGFSMVDKEFERTAKKFRKTIKDEKVVLITHAPPYRTKLDRIAGMHHGNKSISHFIHEIKPVLAICGHLHENSGMHDKIGKSLIINPGPMGKVIKI